DNA sequence from the Thermococcus gammatolerans EJ3 genome:
GCCTCACGAGGTTGTACCAGGCCCAGAACAGCCTGAGATACTTATCGTCCACTGCCTCGTGGTTTGTCGTGTGCATGTCCTCGTACTTCCACCACGCCGCGAGGTATGCCAGCGAGGGTCCGAATAGGGCCTCGGCATAGGGATCGGCCCGGATTTCATTGTAAACGCGCTTCAGCGTCGCGGCGCTCTTCTCCGGGCTGTAGTTTGCAAAGAGGTAGTCAGGTATCGATCCGTTGGATATGCCCCGGTAGAGGAAGTGGAGCAGGGCCGATCTCGTATCGACAACCCACGATCCCGAGAACGGCCGGTAAGTATCTGAAACAATTGCCTTCAGCTCCATGCTGAGGTTGTACAGATCCTCGTAGGAAAACTTTGGCTCCCCGTACACCTCAAGGGCCTTCTCTTTGTAGGCATCAAAGTTCCTGAGGCGCTCGTTCAGCGCGCAGATATCATCTCTCAGCCCTATGAGGGCCCATTTCTTCTTTATTATCATGCCCCCGACGTCTTCCCTCAGGTCGTTGAGGAGGAGAACCCCGATCAGGTCGCGCCTCGATTCCTCCCTCGCGGAGAGATTTCTGAAGAGCTCGATGTTCTCCCGGGCGGTTTGGTTGAGAACCGTTGCGTTGGTGGTGATTGTCCCGTTGCAGGGGTTGGGATCGAGCTTGTCCCAGAGGTGGTTTCCGTTGATCGCTCTGTTGATGGTTGAGTTGGTTTCATAGTCGGTAAAGATCTTTAAGAAAATCGAAGGCTTTTCCCTGGAACTGCTGGGAGGTTTCGATGGGTTACGGCCGATGGAAACGTACCCCACGAGCAGGATGAGAACCAGAATCAGGCCAAGGTAAGCCTTCCTCACAGCCATCACCATCGCTTTTATTACGGCTGGAGTAAAACATGGACACTCCCCCTAATAAATATTTTGGCTGGTTATCCTTTGGAGGGTCAATGCTATAAACCGCGTCTCCAATCAAGTATGATGAGCGGTTTGAGAATAAGCTCAATAGAAGAGTTTCCTCGCGACATAATCCCGATTGAGATACCGCCCAGCGTGGTTATACTCCGGGGCATAGGCTGGGACTCCAACGTCTACCTCGTCAGGAGTGGTGAAGAGGCTCTCATAGTGGACACCGGAACCGGCGTCAACTGGCACGTCTATGCTGAAATCTGGACGAAAAACGGCTACCTCCGGGGAATAAAGCGGGCGGTGATCTTCAACACGCACGAGCACTTCGACCACGTTGGCGGGAACAGGGCCTTCAGAGAGTGGCTGGAAGGTCTCGGTATTAAAGTTCTCTTCGCGGCCCACGAGATAACCGCCAGAACCCTCGAGCGGGGGGACGACTACGTGATCCTCGGCTACGCCTACGGCAGGCCCTTTGAGCCCCAGCCGGTTGAGATGAAGCTTAACGAGGGGGACAGGATCAAAATCGGCTCCCTTGAACTCCGCCTTATCCACACGCCGGGTCACACGGCAGGGAGTGCCTGCCTCTACCTTGAGGAAGGGAATACCAAAATAATGTTCACGGGCGATACCGTCTTTAACGGAACGGTCGGAAGGGTTGACCTTCCAACCGGGAACGGATGGGAGCTCAGGGAGAGCCTTGAGCGGCTTCTCGAGTTTGAAGTGGACTTCGGCCTGCCGGGTCATGGAAGGCCAATAACCGAGTGGAGGAGGAACTTGGAAAAAGTCCTGGGGCTGGTATGATGAGGAAGGGCTCTCTAAAGGAGGTTCTGGCGAAGATCAAGCACGACCCCCGGGAGGATGAGCGGGACTACTACATCGTTATCGAGCACCGGGGAGCTTACGGTAACGAGAAGAAGATCCCGGTCGAGATGATCGAGCTTGGACACGGCTACTTCTTCATTGGAGAAACACAGATTCCCTATCACCGCATCATCAGAGTCGTGAAGGGGAACGGAAAGGTGGTGTGGGAGAAAAGAAGGCGGAAGCAATAGTCACTCTATCCTTTCCATGTTGGCCCTCAATATGGCCCAGCTCGTGGGTGTAAACGCTTCCTTTTCTGCGGAGACTATAAGGTAAAAACCCCTCTCTATCGCCAGATCCCTCAAATCAAGGAGGAACTTTATCAGGTCTTTCTCAGTTGTTTCCAAGAGTAAGTACTCGGCGCTTTCAAGGAGGACGGCTCTGAGATTTTCCGACGAGACACATTCGGCTATGTCTTCTGCCTTGTCAAGGAGGAGCTTGGGGGGGAGGGTTCTGACACCGCTCATCTTCATTGCACTCTCAGAGAGCCAGAGAACTGGGACGTCAATTTTCATCCACGAGCGGATCTTCTTCGGGTGCTCCCGTGTTATCACAAGCCCCCTATCTTCTCCGATTACGTCGAGGAATGTGTAGCGTGCCTTCGCCCTGTCCTCAAAAAGGTAACCCCCTGGTTCCAGGGCTTCCAAGGATATTTTCCTCCTCTTCATCTTTGAGACGAGTTCGTAGACCTTCCTTATTCTTTCGTAGTGCTCCTCCTCCATGAGTGCGAGCTGTGCGAATAAAGCCCTGGCCTCCTCGTCCTCTGCTTTGGTCGAGAGTATCTCGTAGGTCCTCTTCGCAAAGAGTTCACTCTCCATGCAATACTCAAGGGCGTGGAGGTAGTCTTCAACCTTTTCAAACTCAGGATAGAAGGGCGCAACCTCTACGGGGGGAGCATCTACCTTAACCGGCTCCTCGTCGGGAAAGAGCTTTTTGAAGAGCTTGTAAAGCCTTTCTTTGTGCCCAAGGCTCTCATCACTCATCTGGAGAAAGAGCGCCCTAACGCTTGGCCTTTTGGCTTTCTGGGCCAGCTCTGCGTAATATTTTGCCTCGTCCTCTTCGTTGAAGATCGCGTAGCTCAGGGCCTCCTTGAAGGAGAGCGATTTCAGCTTATCGACAACCTCACTGAGATAACTCTCCAGTCTCTCCCTATTAAAGCTTACCAATGCCTTCACCGTTTTCTTAATCTTCCGTATTGAAGAAAAGCTTTTCTATGGATGGCGAACCTTCGATGGGGATGGTGATGATCGACGCTCATGCTCACGTTGAGATGTTCAAGGGGAAGATTCCAGAGGTCGTTGAGGAGAGCCGGAAAAGGCTGAAGCTCATAGTCGACTCCATAACGGAGTATCGGAAGTTCCACGTCTGGAAAAGCTGGGACGCTTTAAAGCCATACTTCGGTTTCATTCAGCCAACCCTCGGCTACGCACCGAACGAGGCGAGGAGGGGAAACTGGGAGAAAGTGAAACGGGTTGAGGAGTTTATACGGGAGCACGCCGGCGAGATCGTGGCAATCGGCGAGATCGGGCTGGACTTTTACTACGCGAGGACAGAGGCCGAGAGGAGGAACCAGAGGGAAATCTTCGCCCACTTTCTGGGCTTAGCAGTTGAGCTCGAGCTCCCCGTTGTTCTGCACGCGAGGGACGCCGAGAAGGAAGTCTTCGAGGCAATCGAAAAAGCGGGCGTTAATGCTTACTTTCACTCCTACAGCGGGCCGGAGGAGCTGGCCCTTGAAATAGCGCGGGCCGGACACTTCGTGGGGATAAACACTGGGATAGATTTCATTCCAGAGGTAAGAAAGGCCGCGGAAGTTGTTCCACTTGAGAACATCCTGGTTGAGACAGATTCACCCTACATAAGCCCGTACAAGGGACAGAAAAACTACCCGTGGAACGTGGAGTACGCCATCAGGCGGATAGCCGAGCTGAGGGCTCTGACCTTCGAGGAGGTTGAGAGAATAACCGAGGAGAACGTCCTCAGATTCTTTGAGTTGGGGTGAGGGGAATGATAGAGGTTCCGGAGGTTGAAGAGGTTAAGGCACTCCTGGAGGAACTCGGAGAGTTCGGACTGGTGAATGCCATAGACTCGTTCCTGGTGTTAAATGAGGGTCTGGAGAGCAAAAAGGGAAAGGAGTTCATAGAGGTTTCCGTACTCGGCTTCCTCGAGGGCATATTGCTCGCACTGAAGTCAAAAGTCGATGATCCCCGAGTCGGAGAGCTCTACGAGAAGGTCAGGAAAAGAAGGGCAGAGCTAGATGAGCTGTTCCGAAAGCCGAGGGTACCCTACTTGGAGGAGTGATCACCCCTCCGCGAGCAGGAGGCCCAGTTCGTTGTACACTTTAACCCTCTCAAAGCCCTCTTTCTTTAGGGCCTCCACAACGTCCCTCAGGATCCTGTTCTGAACGTTTATGGCGAGCATTCGACAGAAATGGCATTCGGGGGTGGAGCGAGCCATTAGGAGAAAGACCTCGACGCGTTTCCCTTCAACTGTGAGGCCGTAAACGAGTCCCTCCTCAACCACGTTCAGACCGGTTTCAGGGTCATCAATGTCCTCAAGGATTCGAACGACCTTCCTGACTTCCCCGGGCAGATATTTCTTTGATCCTGTTACTTTCTGTTTTCTGGACCGCAGAAAGCTCAGTAATCCCATCTATCACACCTTTTCAGGACTGAGGTCTTCCGGTTTGTAACCTTTCTTGTTTTCAAACTTCCCAACGATGTTGTTGCCGAGGTCGTAGACGTAGACGTTGTTGAACTTGATGAGGGCGAAGCGCTCCATTAT
Encoded proteins:
- a CDS encoding ferritin family protein; protein product: MKALVSFNRERLESYLSEVVDKLKSLSFKEALSYAIFNEEDEAKYYAELAQKAKRPSVRALFLQMSDESLGHKERLYKLFKKLFPDEEPVKVDAPPVEVAPFYPEFEKVEDYLHALEYCMESELFAKRTYEILSTKAEDEEARALFAQLALMEEEHYERIRKVYELVSKMKRRKISLEALEPGGYLFEDRAKARYTFLDVIGEDRGLVITREHPKKIRSWMKIDVPVLWLSESAMKMSGVRTLPPKLLLDKAEDIAECVSSENLRAVLLESAEYLLLETTEKDLIKFLLDLRDLAIERGFYLIVSAEKEAFTPTSWAILRANMERIE
- a CDS encoding DUF504 domain-containing protein, which translates into the protein MRKGSLKEVLAKIKHDPREDERDYYIVIEHRGAYGNEKKIPVEMIELGHGYFFIGETQIPYHRIIRVVKGNGKVVWEKRRRKQ
- a CDS encoding DUF3216 domain-containing protein: MIEVPEVEEVKALLEELGEFGLVNAIDSFLVLNEGLESKKGKEFIEVSVLGFLEGILLALKSKVDDPRVGELYEKVRKRRAELDELFRKPRVPYLEE
- a CDS encoding iron-sulfur cluster assembly protein — encoded protein: MGLLSFLRSRKQKVTGSKKYLPGEVRKVVRILEDIDDPETGLNVVEEGLVYGLTVEGKRVEVFLLMARSTPECHFCRMLAINVQNRILRDVVEALKKEGFERVKVYNELGLLLAEG
- a CDS encoding MBL fold metallo-hydrolase, which codes for MSGLRISSIEEFPRDIIPIEIPPSVVILRGIGWDSNVYLVRSGEEALIVDTGTGVNWHVYAEIWTKNGYLRGIKRAVIFNTHEHFDHVGGNRAFREWLEGLGIKVLFAAHEITARTLERGDDYVILGYAYGRPFEPQPVEMKLNEGDRIKIGSLELRLIHTPGHTAGSACLYLEEGNTKIMFTGDTVFNGTVGRVDLPTGNGWELRESLERLLEFEVDFGLPGHGRPITEWRRNLEKVLGLV
- a CDS encoding YchF/TatD family DNA exonuclease; translated protein: MIDAHAHVEMFKGKIPEVVEESRKRLKLIVDSITEYRKFHVWKSWDALKPYFGFIQPTLGYAPNEARRGNWEKVKRVEEFIREHAGEIVAIGEIGLDFYYARTEAERRNQREIFAHFLGLAVELELPVVLHARDAEKEVFEAIEKAGVNAYFHSYSGPEELALEIARAGHFVGINTGIDFIPEVRKAAEVVPLENILVETDSPYISPYKGQKNYPWNVEYAIRRIAELRALTFEEVERITEENVLRFFELG